CAAGGTCGTCAGAAACGTCAGGAACCTGTTCCCGTTCGCCAATGAAGAAGCCTACTTCCAGGGAGTCGGCCGGCTGGTGGAGGAATTCACCGAAGAATGCGGGATTGACCGCAGCCGAATCCTCGGGGCCGGTATTGCGCTTCCCGCCATCCTGACCGGCGACCGCCAGTCGGTAAGCTATGCTACCGTCATTGATTTCAAGGGCGGGCATGTCCAGCGCTTCGCTGAATATATCCCGTACCCCTGCATCCTGAGCAATGACGCGAACGCCGCAGGCTTCACCGAGTTATGGGGGGAGCAGGATATGCACAATGTGGTGTACCTCTCGCTCAACAACAGCGTGGGCGGTTCATTTATTGTAGATAACCAGATTTATGCCGGCAAGAATCACCGGGCCGGAGAGTTCGGCCATATGACCGTTGTGCCGGGAGGCCGGACCTGCTACTGCGGGCAGAAGGGCTGCGTCGATGCTTACTGCTCTGCGCGGATTCTCTCGGACAGCACCGGGGGCAGCATAGTGGAATTCTTCCGCCTGCTCGGGGAGGGGCATGAGCCGCAGCGGGTCATCTGGGAGGAATACCGG
This region of Paenibacillus sp. FSL K6-1096 genomic DNA includes:
- a CDS encoding ROK family transcriptional regulator, coding for MATHRLNSMEVKRMNRNAIYRYLYHRESTSIQEIAQALNLSLPTVTQNLKELQEKELIVETGLFESTGGRKAKSLACNSVAGYALGLDVTRNHVGIVMIDLSGKVVRNVRNLFPFANEEAYFQGVGRLVEEFTEECGIDRSRILGAGIALPAILTGDRQSVSYATVIDFKGGHVQRFAEYIPYPCILSNDANAAGFTELWGEQDMHNVVYLSLNNSVGGSFIVDNQIYAGKNHRAGEFGHMTVVPGGRTCYCGQKGCVDAYCSARILSDSTGGSIVEFFRLLGEGHEPQRVIWEEYRDYLVVAINNLRMLYDCDVILGGYAGAYMEDYLESLQELAAAKNTFEPDGSYLRVCKYKLEATAVGAAMELVTDFIDTI